The Campylobacter sp. CN_NE2 genome contains a region encoding:
- the rpsM gene encoding 30S ribosomal protein S13 translates to MARIAGVDLPKKKRIEYGLTYIYGIGLFTSRKILDATGISYDKRVADLTEEEAATIRKEIQEHYMVEGDLRKEVAMNIKALMDLGGYRGLRHRKGLPVRGQKTKTNARTRKGKRKTVGAATK, encoded by the coding sequence GATTTACCAAAGAAAAAAAGAATTGAATATGGCTTAACTTATATCTATGGTATAGGTCTTTTTACTTCAAGAAAAATTCTTGATGCTACTGGCATTTCTTATGACAAGAGAGTTGCTGATTTAACCGAAGAAGAAGCTGCGACAATCCGAAAAGAGATCCAAGAACACTATATGGTCGAAGGTGATCTTAGAAAAGAAGTTGCTATGAATATCAAAGCACTTATGGATTTAGGCGGCTATCGTGGTCTTAGACATAGAAAAGGTCTTCCTGTTCGTGGTCAAAAAACAAAAACAAATGCACGAACTAGAAAAGGCAAACGCAAAACTGTCGGCGCGGCAACTAAATAA
- the rpsK gene encoding 30S ribosomal protein S11 — MAKRKVVKKKTARKSIAKGIVYISATFNNTMVTVTDEMGNAIAWSSAGALNFKGSKKSTPYAAQQAIEDALNKAKEHGIKEVGIKVQGPGSGRETAVKSVGGVEGIKVTFLKDITPLAHNGCRPPKRRRV, encoded by the coding sequence ATGGCAAAAAGAAAAGTAGTTAAGAAAAAAACAGCAAGAAAAAGTATTGCAAAAGGTATAGTTTATATCTCTGCTACATTTAACAACACTATGGTTACTGTAACAGACGAAATGGGAAATGCTATTGCATGGAGTAGTGCAGGTGCGTTAAATTTCAAAGGAAGCAAAAAATCAACTCCTTATGCAGCGCAACAAGCTATCGAAGATGCACTTAATAAAGCAAAAGAACACGGCATTAAAGAAGTAGGCATCAAAGTTCAAGGTCCAGGAAGCGGTAGAGAAACTGCCGTTAAAAGCGTAGGCGGCGTAGAAGGCATTAAAGTTACATTTTTAAAAGACATCACGCCTTTGGCACATAACGGTTGCAGACCGCCAAAAAGACGCCGTGTATAA
- the rpsD gene encoding 30S ribosomal protein S4, whose product MARYRGPVEKLERRLGVDLFMKGERRLAGKSALLKRPYAPGQHGQRRAKVSEYGSQLREKQKAKFMYGVSEKQFRRLFAEAARRDGNTGAILVQLLEQRLDNVVYRMGFATTRRFARQLVTHGHILVDGKRLDIPSYSVKAGQKIEVIEKSKNNPQISRAIDLTAQTGIVAWVDVEKDKRYGIFSRVPEREEVVIPVEERFIVELYSK is encoded by the coding sequence ATGGCTAGATATAGAGGACCAGTTGAAAAATTAGAAAGAAGACTAGGCGTTGATTTGTTTATGAAAGGCGAAAGAAGATTAGCTGGAAAAAGCGCTCTTCTAAAAAGACCTTATGCCCCAGGCCAACACGGACAACGCAGAGCAAAAGTAAGCGAATACGGCTCTCAACTTAGAGAAAAACAAAAAGCTAAATTTATGTATGGCGTAAGCGAAAAACAATTTAGAAGATTGTTTGCAGAAGCTGCCAGAAGAGACGGCAACACAGGAGCTATCCTTGTTCAACTTTTAGAACAAAGACTAGATAATGTTGTTTATAGAATGGGCTTTGCTACAACTAGAAGATTTGCAAGACAACTTGTAACTCACGGACATATTTTAGTTGATGGCAAAAGACTAGATATTCCGTCTTACAGCGTAAAAGCAGGTCAAAAAATCGAAGTTATCGAAAAAAGCAAAAACAATCCGCAAATTTCAAGAGCTATCGATTTGACAGCTCAAACAGGTATTGTTGCTTGGGTTGATGTAGAAAAAGATAAAAGATACGGAATTTTTTCAAGAGTTCCTGAAAGAGAAGAAGTTGTTATTCCTGTTGAGGAAAGATTTATAGTCGAGCTTTATTCAAAATAG
- a CDS encoding DNA-directed RNA polymerase subunit alpha yields MRKITTSAHMPTEIEVVNVSENVAKVIAYPFETGYGVTLAHPLRRLLFTSTVGFAPTAVKIEGVSHEFDSMRGMLEDVAAFIINLKALRFKIKGDSKREVVEYSFKGPKEIYGKDLTNDIVEIVNPDSYLATINEDAELKFSLVVEKGIGYVPSEEIRDYIDSDYIALDAFFTPVTKAVYDIENVFVEDNPDFEKIVFTITTDGQVSAIDAFKNALEAMYQQMSVFKGIVDIDISNTLGKQIPSNEHAKLFESVENLNLSARSFNCLDKAEIRFIGELAIMEENELKELKNLGKKSLEEIKAVMQEIGYPVGNPDLKDKKEQLRAKLEELKSQKSEG; encoded by the coding sequence ATGAGAAAAATTACAACATCAGCTCATATGCCAACCGAAATCGAAGTTGTTAATGTTAGCGAAAATGTTGCTAAGGTTATAGCTTATCCTTTTGAAACAGGATACGGCGTTACTCTTGCTCACCCTTTGAGAAGATTACTTTTTACAAGCACCGTCGGATTTGCTCCGACTGCCGTTAAAATCGAAGGCGTAAGCCACGAATTTGACAGCATGAGAGGTATGCTTGAAGATGTTGCTGCTTTTATCATAAATTTAAAAGCATTAAGATTTAAAATCAAAGGAGATTCAAAAAGAGAAGTTGTTGAATATAGCTTTAAAGGTCCAAAAGAAATTTACGGAAAAGATTTAACTAACGACATCGTTGAAATTGTAAATCCTGACAGTTACTTAGCGACCATAAACGAAGATGCCGAACTTAAATTTTCACTTGTTGTAGAAAAAGGCATAGGATATGTCCCTAGCGAAGAGATTAGAGATTATATCGATAGCGATTATATCGCACTTGATGCGTTTTTTACACCTGTAACAAAAGCGGTTTATGATATTGAAAATGTTTTTGTTGAAGACAATCCTGATTTTGAAAAAATCGTATTTACGATCACAACTGACGGACAAGTAAGCGCAATCGACGCATTTAAAAATGCGCTAGAAGCTATGTATCAACAAATGTCGGTTTTCAAAGGTATCGTTGATATTGATATTTCAAACACTTTGGGAAAACAAATTCCAAGCAACGAACACGCTAAACTTTTTGAAAGCGTAGAAAACCTAAATTTAAGCGCAAGAAGCTTTAACTGCCTTGATAAAGCTGAAATCAGATTTATCGGCGAACTTGCCATTATGGAAGAAAATGAGCTAAAAGAGCTTAAAAATTTAGGCAAAAAATCTCTTGAAGAGATCAAGGCTGTTATGCAAGAAATCGGTTATCCTGTCGGAAATCCTGATTTAAAGGACAAAAAAGAACAGCTAAGAGCAAAACTTGAAGAGTTAAAATCACAAAAGAGCGAAGGATAA
- the rplQ gene encoding 50S ribosomal protein L17 — protein MRHNHGYRKLGRTSSHRAALLKNLTIAIINSGKIETTLPKAKELRSYVEKLITRARIGDSEAHRFVFAALQDKAATNKLVTEVAPKYAGRNGGYTRIIKTRIRKGDAAEMAFIELIGE, from the coding sequence ATGAGACACAATCACGGATATAGAAAGCTAGGTCGCACTTCGTCTCACAGAGCCGCATTGCTTAAAAATTTGACAATCGCAATCATCAATAGCGGTAAGATTGAGACGACTTTGCCAAAAGCAAAAGAGTTAAGAAGCTATGTAGAAAAACTAATCACAAGAGCAAGAATTGGCGATAGCGAAGCTCATAGATTTGTTTTTGCTGCATTGCAAGATAAAGCAGCTACAAACAAACTAGTTACCGAAGTTGCACCAAAATATGCAGGTCGCAACGGTGGCTATACAAGAATCATTAAAACTAGAATTCGCAAAGGCGATGCAGCCGAAATGGCTTTCATCGAACTAATCGGCGAATAA
- a CDS encoding NifU family protein: MIPFSDEELLKPVQNSLNAIRPMLQNDGGDIELLKIKNGVVYVQLTGHCHGCAAAGQTLKYGVERQLRIDIHPELSVVNIPMGESVDGL, translated from the coding sequence GTGATACCATTTAGCGATGAAGAACTTTTAAAACCGGTTCAAAATAGCCTAAACGCAATCCGTCCAATGCTACAAAATGACGGCGGCGATATAGAGCTTTTAAAAATCAAAAACGGCGTTGTTTATGTGCAGCTAACAGGGCATTGCCACGGCTGTGCGGCTGCCGGTCAGACCCTTAAATACGGCGTCGAACGCCAACTTCGCATAGACATTCACCCAGAACTAAGCGTCGTAAATATCCCAATGGGCGAGAGCGTAGATGGATTATAA